A window of the Comamonas sp. Y33R10-2 genome harbors these coding sequences:
- the rpsH gene encoding 30S ribosomal protein S8, with protein MSMSDPIADLLTRIRNAQMVSKTTVSAPSSKVKVAIAQVLKEEGYIDGFQVKADGGKSELEITLKYYAGQPVIERIERVSRPGLRVYKGRHAIPQVQNGLGVAIVTTPQGVMTDRKARAAGIGGEVLCYVA; from the coding sequence ATGAGCATGAGTGATCCCATCGCTGACTTGCTGACACGCATTCGCAACGCACAAATGGTCTCTAAGACTACTGTGTCGGCTCCTTCATCCAAAGTGAAGGTTGCTATTGCGCAGGTGTTGAAGGAAGAAGGCTATATCGACGGCTTCCAAGTGAAGGCCGACGGTGGCAAGTCCGAACTCGAAATTACCCTGAAGTACTACGCCGGTCAGCCAGTGATCGAACGTATTGAACGTGTGAGCCGTCCCGGCCTGCGCGTTTACAAGGGTCGTCACGCAATTCCTCAGGTCCAAAACGGCCTGGGCGTAGCCATCGTTACCACACCTCAGGGCGTGATGACTGATCGCAAAGCACGTGCAGCCGGTATCGGCGGCGAAGTGCTGTGCTATGTGGCTTAA
- a CDS encoding GNAT family N-acetyltransferase, translating into MSTSSYVIRPALLADAAGIAELLHGIGWFKAYENHSIAQNQQAVEALLQSTQTAPEQSLLLVAEDSQKRVHGYCAVHWLPLAVLQGWEAYLSELFIAEAARGAGLGQQLLDAATQAARDKGCVRIWLVNNRERSSYVRGFYSQQGWSEQAEMARFVLPLSTTDPS; encoded by the coding sequence ATGAGCACGTCCAGTTACGTCATTCGCCCTGCCCTGCTTGCTGACGCGGCGGGCATTGCCGAGCTGCTGCACGGTATTGGCTGGTTCAAGGCCTATGAAAACCACAGCATCGCCCAGAACCAGCAGGCCGTAGAAGCTTTGCTGCAAAGCACCCAAACCGCGCCTGAGCAAAGCCTATTACTGGTGGCTGAAGACAGCCAGAAGCGCGTCCACGGCTATTGCGCCGTGCATTGGCTCCCGCTTGCCGTGCTTCAAGGCTGGGAGGCCTATTTAAGCGAACTATTTATTGCTGAGGCCGCGCGCGGCGCAGGTTTAGGCCAGCAATTGCTGGATGCCGCCACACAAGCGGCACGCGACAAGGGCTGTGTGCGCATCTGGCTGGTGAACAACCGCGAGCGCTCATCCTATGTGCGCGGCTTTTACTCTCAACAAGGCTGGAGCGAACAAGCCGAAATGGCGCGCTTTGTGCTCCCCCTCTCAACGACAGACCCATCATGA
- the rpsN gene encoding 30S ribosomal protein S14 has protein sequence MAKVAMIQREIKREKLAAKFAAKYAEFKAIAGDAKRSDEERDAARLGLQKLPRNSNPTRQRNRCEITGRPRGTFRQFGLGRAKVRELAFAGDIPGVTKASW, from the coding sequence ATGGCTAAAGTAGCAATGATTCAGCGCGAAATCAAGCGCGAAAAGCTGGCAGCCAAGTTTGCTGCCAAGTATGCAGAATTCAAGGCAATCGCCGGCGACGCAAAGCGTTCCGACGAAGAGCGCGATGCCGCTCGCTTGGGTCTGCAGAAGCTGCCCCGTAACTCGAACCCCACTCGTCAACGTAACCGTTGCGAGATCACTGGCCGTCCTCGTGGCACATTCCGTCAATTCGGTCTGGGTCGCGCCAAGGTGCGTGAATTGGCCTTTGCTGGCGACATCCCCGGTGTCACCAAGGCCAGCTGGTAA
- the rpmJ gene encoding 50S ribosomal protein L36 encodes MRVSASVKKICRNCKIIRRKGVVRVICTDQRHKQRQG; translated from the coding sequence ATGAGAGTTTCGGCTTCGGTCAAGAAAATCTGCCGCAACTGCAAGATCATCCGCCGCAAAGGTGTGGTACGCGTGATCTGCACTGACCAGCGCCATAAGCAGCGCCAAGGTTGA
- the rplR gene encoding 50S ribosomal protein L18 — protein sequence MLTKKEQRLRRSRQTRIRIAQQGVARLSVNRTNLHIYASVVSEDGTKVLASASTAEVEVRALIGAAGKGGNVAAATLIGKRIAEKAKAAGVEKVAFDRAGFAYHGRVKALAEAAREAGLQF from the coding sequence ATGTTGACCAAGAAAGAGCAGCGTCTGCGTCGCTCGCGTCAAACACGTATCCGCATTGCACAGCAAGGCGTTGCGCGTTTGAGCGTGAATCGCACGAACCTCCACATCTACGCTTCCGTGGTTTCGGAAGACGGCACCAAGGTGTTGGCTTCGGCCTCCACTGCAGAAGTCGAAGTGCGCGCCCTGATCGGCGCCGCTGGCAAGGGTGGCAACGTGGCTGCAGCCACACTGATCGGCAAGCGTATTGCTGAAAAGGCAAAGGCTGCTGGCGTTGAGAAAGTCGCTTTCGACCGCGCCGGTTTTGCATACCACGGCCGCGTGAAGGCTTTGGCAGAGGCCGCTCGCGAAGCGGGCCTGCAGTTCTAA
- a CDS encoding DeoR/GlpR family DNA-binding transcription regulator: MNSNPRQLQLVEEVRARQSTSVEHLAETLGVTLQTVRRDIQKLADAGLLVRFHGGVRVPSATVENLAHTQRQVLHADGKMRIARAIAEAIPNGCSLILNIGTTTEAVAQALLHHKGLRVITNNLNVAAILSSNADCEVIVAGGVVRTRDRGIVGEAAVDFMRQFKVDIAVIGISAIETDGSLRDFDLREVKVAQTIIGQSREVWLAADHSKFSRQAMVELARLNQIDRLFTDVPPSAPFDALLRDAEVRCTIAQ, translated from the coding sequence ATGAACAGCAACCCCCGTCAGTTACAGCTTGTCGAAGAAGTCCGCGCTCGCCAGTCCACCTCGGTGGAGCATTTAGCCGAAACTTTAGGAGTCACGCTGCAAACCGTGCGCCGCGACATTCAAAAGCTGGCAGATGCAGGCTTGCTGGTGCGCTTTCACGGGGGCGTACGCGTGCCCAGCGCCACGGTGGAGAACTTGGCCCACACCCAACGCCAGGTGCTGCACGCCGACGGAAAAATGCGTATTGCACGTGCTATTGCCGAGGCGATTCCCAATGGCTGCTCGCTTATTCTCAATATCGGCACCACGACGGAAGCTGTGGCTCAGGCTCTGCTGCATCACAAAGGCCTGCGCGTCATCACCAACAACCTCAACGTGGCAGCCATCCTCAGCAGCAATGCGGATTGCGAAGTCATCGTGGCGGGCGGCGTGGTGCGCACCCGCGACCGCGGCATTGTGGGCGAGGCGGCGGTGGACTTTATGCGCCAATTCAAGGTAGACATTGCCGTCATCGGCATCTCAGCCATTGAAACTGATGGCAGCCTGCGCGACTTTGATCTGCGTGAGGTGAAGGTGGCACAAACCATCATCGGCCAGTCGCGTGAAGTGTGGTTGGCTGCCGACCACAGCAAGTTCAGCCGCCAAGCCATGGTTGAGCTGGCACGCCTGAACCAGATTGACCGCCTGTTTACCGATGTGCCGCCCTCCGCCCCCTTTGACGCCCTGCTGCGCGACGCTGAGGTGCGCTGCACGATTGCGCAATGA
- the rplX gene encoding 50S ribosomal protein L24, whose protein sequence is MNKIRKGDEVIVLAGRDKGKRGVVSLRKDDSHVLVDGINLVKKHTKPNPMKGTTGGIVEKAMPIHQSNVAIFNAATGKADRVGIKVNADGARVRVFKSSGAEIKAA, encoded by the coding sequence ATGAACAAGATTCGCAAGGGCGACGAAGTTATCGTGCTGGCCGGCCGTGACAAGGGCAAGCGTGGCGTGGTTTCTTTGCGTAAGGATGACTCCCACGTTCTCGTGGACGGCATCAACCTCGTCAAGAAGCACACCAAGCCAAACCCCATGAAGGGCACCACCGGCGGTATCGTTGAAAAGGCTATGCCTATTCACCAATCCAACGTGGCTATCTTCAATGCAGCGACCGGCAAAGCTGATCGCGTGGGCATCAAGGTCAACGCCGACGGCGCACGTGTTCGCGTGTTCAAGTCCAGCGGCGCTGAAATCAAGGCCGCTTGA
- a CDS encoding glycerol-3-phosphate dehydrogenase/oxidase, with product MKQPTQPLTTTRAQLLERLAQPETYDLAIVGGGATGLGVAVDAAARGFKVVLLESMDFAKGTSSRATKLVHGGVRYLAQGNISLVREALHERTTLLHNAPHLAQPLAFVMPSYKLLDTPFYGIGLKMYDALAGKAGLGSTEFLSSAKTIQYLPTVQQKGLKGGVKYWDGQFDDARLALALARTAAAKGALLVNYCAAETLIYEDKQVAGLVCRDAESGQSYTVRAKCVVNATGPWVDLLRQQDAEAQGKPVKPMVAPSQGVHVVVDREFLPSDHALLVPKTADGRVLFAVPWLGKVILGTTDTPRHDLAREPLPFPEELNFILSEAGKYLSRQPTLADVRSMWVGLRPLVKPQDDDGENTKKISREHTVMASKTGLVTVTGGKWTTYRAMSEDVLAECFEIGRLPMRPAGVTVNMPLVGAPSEAEVTHRMNQPQGLHSYGTEAAEVAALPGAQNWLADGLSEAMVRFAARYEYARTVEDVLARRSRLLFLDARKAAEIAPRVAVILVEELQRDAQLNDFIALAKQYLPTQS from the coding sequence ATGAAACAGCCCACTCAACCCTTGACAACCACACGCGCGCAATTGCTGGAGCGCTTGGCCCAGCCTGAAACCTACGATCTAGCGATCGTAGGGGGCGGAGCTACTGGGCTGGGAGTGGCCGTGGATGCTGCAGCGCGTGGCTTCAAGGTAGTGTTGCTGGAGTCTATGGACTTCGCAAAGGGAACTTCCTCGCGAGCCACCAAACTGGTTCATGGTGGTGTGCGCTACTTGGCGCAGGGCAATATCTCGCTGGTGCGAGAGGCGCTACATGAGCGCACCACGCTGCTGCACAACGCGCCGCATTTGGCGCAGCCGCTGGCGTTTGTCATGCCCTCGTACAAGCTGCTGGATACGCCTTTTTATGGCATCGGCCTGAAGATGTATGACGCGCTGGCGGGCAAGGCGGGTCTGGGCTCTACGGAGTTTCTCTCCAGCGCCAAGACCATTCAATACCTGCCGACGGTGCAGCAAAAAGGCCTCAAGGGCGGCGTCAAATACTGGGATGGTCAGTTTGACGATGCCCGCTTGGCGCTGGCGCTGGCCCGCACGGCCGCTGCTAAGGGTGCTTTGCTTGTTAATTACTGCGCTGCTGAAACGCTGATCTACGAAGACAAGCAGGTTGCAGGTCTGGTCTGCCGCGATGCGGAGTCGGGCCAGAGTTACACCGTACGCGCCAAGTGTGTGGTCAATGCCACTGGTCCTTGGGTAGACCTGCTTCGCCAGCAAGATGCTGAGGCGCAGGGCAAGCCCGTCAAGCCGATGGTGGCGCCCAGTCAGGGCGTGCATGTGGTTGTTGATCGTGAGTTTTTGCCGTCGGATCACGCTTTGCTGGTGCCAAAGACGGCGGATGGCCGCGTACTTTTTGCGGTGCCGTGGTTGGGTAAAGTCATTTTGGGTACGACAGATACGCCCCGCCATGACTTGGCGCGAGAGCCTTTGCCTTTCCCTGAAGAGTTGAACTTCATCCTGAGCGAAGCCGGTAAATACCTGAGCCGCCAGCCGACTCTGGCGGATGTGCGCAGCATGTGGGTGGGCTTGCGCCCGCTAGTCAAGCCGCAAGACGATGACGGCGAGAACACCAAGAAGATCAGCCGTGAGCACACGGTGATGGCTAGCAAGACCGGGCTAGTCACGGTCACCGGCGGTAAGTGGACGACTTACAGGGCCATGTCCGAAGACGTGCTGGCTGAATGCTTCGAGATTGGCCGCCTGCCCATGCGCCCCGCAGGTGTGACCGTGAATATGCCCTTGGTCGGTGCACCATCAGAAGCTGAGGTGACACATCGTATGAATCAGCCTCAAGGCCTGCACTCTTATGGAACAGAAGCTGCCGAGGTCGCAGCGCTGCCTGGTGCGCAGAACTGGCTGGCGGATGGTTTGTCTGAAGCCATGGTTCGCTTTGCAGCTCGGTATGAATACGCGCGCACCGTTGAGGATGTGCTGGCGCGCCGTAGTCGCCTGTTATTCCTTGACGCCCGCAAGGCTGCCGAGATTGCTCCTCGTGTGGCCGTTATTTTGGTTGAAGAGCTGCAGCGTGATGCCCAACTCAATGACTTCATAGCACTAGCTAAGCAATATCTGCCCACTCAGTCGTAG
- the rpmD gene encoding 50S ribosomal protein L30 produces the protein MTTQQTVKVQLVRSPIGTKESHRATVRGLGLRKLNSVSELQDTPEVRGMINKIAYLVKVL, from the coding sequence ATGACAACACAACAAACTGTCAAGGTTCAGCTGGTTCGTAGCCCCATTGGCACCAAAGAGTCGCATCGCGCGACTGTGCGTGGCCTGGGTCTGCGTAAGCTGAACAGCGTCAGCGAACTGCAGGACACCCCTGAAGTGCGCGGCATGATTAACAAAATCGCCTACTTGGTGAAAGTTCTCTGA
- the rplO gene encoding 50S ribosomal protein L15, translating to MELNSIKPAEGSKHAKRRVGRGIGSGLGKTAGRGHKGQKSRSGGYHKVGFEGGQMPLQRRLPKRGFKSHLLKFNAEVSLTELDKLNLAEVDLAALKQAGLVGSIAKVVKIIKRGELTKAVKLNGIGATAGAKAAIEAAGGSIA from the coding sequence ATGGAACTCAATAGCATCAAGCCTGCAGAGGGCTCCAAGCACGCGAAGCGTCGCGTTGGTCGCGGTATCGGCTCTGGTCTGGGTAAGACTGCCGGTCGTGGTCACAAGGGTCAGAAATCGCGTTCGGGTGGCTACCACAAGGTAGGCTTCGAAGGCGGTCAAATGCCTTTGCAGCGTCGCCTGCCCAAGCGTGGCTTCAAGTCGCATCTGCTGAAGTTCAATGCAGAAGTGAGCCTGACTGAGCTGGATAAGCTCAATTTGGCTGAAGTCGATCTGGCTGCTTTGAAGCAAGCTGGTCTGGTTGGTTCTATCGCTAAGGTCGTCAAGATCATCAAGCGTGGCGAACTGACTAAGGCTGTCAAGCTCAACGGCATCGGCGCTACCGCCGGCGCTAAAGCCGCCATCGAAGCTGCCGGTGGCAGCATCGCCTGA
- the secY gene encoding preprotein translocase subunit SecY, which produces MATSAAQIAKTGKFGDLRRRLVFLLLALVVYRIGAHIPVPGIDPAQLQQLFSGQQGGILNLFNMFSGGALSRFTVFALGIMPYISASIIMQLMTYVVPTFEQMKKEGEAGRRKITQYTRYGTLGLALFQSLGIAVALESSAGLVLNPGFGFRMTAVVSLTAGTLFLMWLGEQITERGLGNGISILIFGGIAAGLPSSIGGLLELVRTGAMSILAAIFIVLVVAAVTYFVVYVERGQRKILVNYARRQVGNKVYGGQSSHLPLKLNMAGVIPPIFASSIILLPATVVNWFSAGESMRWLKDISSTLTPGQPIYVILYAAAIIFFCFFYTALVFNSRETADNLKKSGAFIPGIRPGEQTARYIDKILVRLTLAGAIYITFVCLLPEFMILKYNVPFYFGGTSLLIIVVVTMDFMAQVQNYVMSQQYESLLKKANFKAGI; this is translated from the coding sequence GTGGCTACTAGCGCAGCTCAAATTGCAAAGACTGGAAAATTCGGTGACCTACGTCGTCGTCTAGTTTTTCTGTTGCTTGCGCTGGTCGTATACCGTATCGGGGCTCATATCCCTGTTCCGGGCATCGATCCAGCGCAGCTGCAGCAGCTGTTCTCTGGCCAGCAGGGCGGCATTCTCAATCTGTTCAATATGTTCTCGGGTGGAGCGCTTTCGCGTTTCACAGTGTTTGCACTGGGGATCATGCCGTACATCTCGGCATCGATCATCATGCAGCTCATGACCTACGTGGTCCCTACATTTGAGCAGATGAAAAAAGAAGGTGAAGCGGGTCGTCGCAAGATTACCCAGTACACCCGCTACGGCACATTGGGCCTGGCACTTTTTCAGTCTTTGGGAATTGCTGTTGCTCTGGAAAGCTCGGCAGGCTTGGTTCTGAACCCTGGTTTTGGCTTCCGCATGACTGCGGTGGTCAGCCTCACGGCTGGTACCTTGTTTCTGATGTGGCTCGGTGAACAGATCACAGAACGTGGTCTGGGCAACGGTATTTCGATACTGATCTTCGGCGGTATCGCCGCAGGTCTACCGAGCTCCATTGGTGGTCTGCTGGAACTGGTGCGAACCGGTGCCATGAGCATTCTGGCAGCAATCTTCATTGTTCTCGTTGTGGCAGCCGTGACGTATTTCGTCGTGTATGTCGAGCGAGGCCAACGTAAGATTTTGGTGAATTACGCACGCCGACAAGTCGGCAACAAGGTGTACGGTGGTCAGTCTTCGCACTTACCACTGAAGCTAAACATGGCAGGTGTGATTCCTCCCATCTTCGCTTCGTCCATCATCTTGCTGCCTGCTACGGTGGTGAATTGGTTCAGTGCAGGAGAATCCATGCGCTGGCTGAAGGATATTTCGAGCACGTTGACCCCCGGTCAGCCAATCTATGTCATCCTTTATGCTGCCGCGATCATTTTCTTCTGCTTCTTCTATACGGCCCTGGTCTTCAACAGCCGGGAAACTGCCGACAATCTGAAGAAGAGTGGCGCTTTCATCCCCGGGATTCGTCCTGGTGAGCAAACAGCGCGCTACATTGACAAGATTCTGGTTCGCCTGACCCTGGCTGGTGCGATCTACATTACTTTCGTGTGCTTGTTGCCCGAATTCATGATCCTGAAGTACAACGTTCCGTTCTACTTTGGTGGTACATCGCTGCTGATCATTGTGGTCGTAACGATGGACTTCATGGCGCAAGTGCAGAACTACGTGATGTCGCAGCAATACGAGTCGCTTCTTAAAAAAGCGAACTTTAAAGCTGGTATTTGA
- the rpsD gene encoding 30S ribosomal protein S4, translating into MARYIGPKAKLSRREGTDLFLKSARRSIADKAKFDTKPGQHGRTSGQRTSDYGLQLREKQKVKRMYGVLEKQFRRYFEAADRKRGNTGANLLSLLESRLDNVVYRMGFGSTRAEARQLVSHKAITVNGQSVNIPSFSVKEGDVVALREQSKKQARVVEALQLAAQVGFPAWVEVSADKAEGTFKKSPDRDEFAADINESLIVELYSR; encoded by the coding sequence GTGGCACGCTATATTGGCCCTAAGGCAAAACTCTCCCGCCGCGAAGGCACCGATCTGTTCCTGAAGAGCGCACGTCGCTCCATCGCAGACAAGGCAAAGTTCGACACTAAGCCTGGTCAGCATGGCCGCACTTCCGGTCAACGCACTTCGGACTACGGTCTGCAACTGCGTGAAAAGCAGAAGGTCAAGCGCATGTACGGCGTGCTGGAGAAGCAATTCCGCCGCTACTTCGAAGCAGCTGATCGCAAGCGTGGCAACACCGGCGCTAACCTGCTGTCGTTGCTGGAATCGCGTCTGGACAACGTCGTGTATCGCATGGGCTTCGGCTCCACTCGCGCTGAAGCACGTCAGTTGGTTTCGCACAAGGCTATCACCGTGAACGGCCAGTCCGTGAACATTCCTTCTTTCTCCGTGAAGGAAGGCGACGTGGTTGCTCTGCGTGAACAGTCCAAGAAGCAAGCTCGCGTTGTCGAAGCTCTGCAACTGGCTGCTCAAGTGGGCTTCCCCGCATGGGTTGAAGTGTCTGCTGACAAGGCAGAAGGTACTTTCAAGAAGTCTCCTGACCGCGACGAATTCGCAGCTGACATCAACGAATCTCTGATCGTTGAGTTGTACTCGCGTTAA
- the rplF gene encoding 50S ribosomal protein L6 — protein sequence MSRVAKAIVTIPAGVDVSINADSIKVKGKGGDLSLTLNALVNIGNNDGKLSFAPANTSREADALAGTFRQLVNNMVKGVTEGFEKKLTLIGVGYKAAASGSKLNLAVGFSHPVNFEMPAGITIATPTPTEIVIKGADRQVVGQLAAEIRAVRPPEPYKGKGIRYANEKVTIKETKKK from the coding sequence ATGTCTCGCGTAGCAAAAGCTATTGTGACCATCCCCGCTGGCGTGGATGTGTCTATCAACGCTGACTCCATCAAGGTTAAGGGTAAGGGCGGCGATCTGTCCCTGACTCTGAACGCCTTGGTGAACATCGGCAACAACGACGGCAAGCTGTCCTTCGCTCCCGCCAATACTTCCCGTGAAGCTGACGCTCTGGCCGGTACTTTCCGCCAGTTGGTCAACAACATGGTTAAGGGCGTGACTGAAGGCTTCGAGAAGAAGCTGACGCTGATTGGCGTGGGCTACAAGGCTGCTGCATCAGGTTCCAAGCTGAACCTGGCAGTGGGCTTCTCACACCCCGTCAACTTCGAGATGCCTGCTGGCATCACTATTGCTACCCCCACTCCGACTGAAATCGTGATTAAGGGTGCTGACCGTCAAGTGGTCGGTCAATTGGCTGCTGAGATCCGTGCCGTTCGTCCTCCCGAGCCCTATAAGGGTAAGGGCATTCGCTATGCGAATGAGAAGGTCACGATCAAAGAGACCAAGAAGAAGTAA
- the rpsM gene encoding 30S ribosomal protein S13, translating into MARIAGINIPPHKHAEIGLTAIFGIGRTTARKICEACGIEYSKKIKDLTDADLEKIRDLLNPMTLEGDLRRETTMNIKRLMDIGCYRGFRHRRGLPMRGQRTRTNARTRKGPRKGAAALKK; encoded by the coding sequence ATGGCACGTATTGCTGGCATTAACATCCCGCCGCACAAGCATGCTGAAATCGGCCTGACTGCCATTTTTGGCATCGGTCGTACTACAGCTCGTAAAATTTGCGAAGCTTGCGGCATCGAATATTCCAAGAAGATCAAGGATCTGACGGACGCTGATTTGGAAAAAATCCGCGACCTGCTGAACCCCATGACTCTGGAAGGCGACCTGCGTCGCGAAACAACCATGAACATCAAGCGTTTGATGGACATCGGTTGCTACCGCGGTTTCCGTCATCGTCGTGGTCTGCCTATGCGCGGCCAACGTACACGCACGAATGCCCGTACTCGCAAGGGTCCTCGCAAAGGCGCAGCGGCACTGAAGAAATAA
- the rplN gene encoding 50S ribosomal protein L14, which translates to MIQTESRLEVADNTGAKSVQCIKVLGGSHRRYASVGDIIKVSIKEAAPRGRVKKGEIYSAVVVRTAKGIRRADGSLVKFDGNAAVLLNAKLEPIGTRIFGPVTRELRTEKFMKIVSLAPEVL; encoded by the coding sequence ATGATCCAAACAGAATCTCGATTAGAGGTTGCCGACAACACCGGTGCGAAATCTGTTCAGTGCATTAAAGTACTGGGCGGTTCACATCGTCGCTATGCGAGCGTTGGCGACATCATCAAGGTGAGCATCAAGGAAGCAGCTCCTCGTGGTCGCGTCAAAAAAGGCGAGATCTACAGTGCTGTGGTGGTGCGCACCGCTAAGGGCATCCGTCGTGCAGACGGTTCGCTCGTGAAGTTCGACGGCAATGCCGCAGTTCTTTTGAACGCAAAGCTGGAGCCTATCGGCACCCGCATCTTTGGCCCCGTGACTCGTGAACTGCGTACTGAAAAGTTCATGAAGATCGTGTCGCTGGCCCCTGAAGTTCTCTAA
- the rpsK gene encoding 30S ribosomal protein S11, protein MAKAQNNAAARVRKKVRKNISDGIAHVHASFNNTIITITDRQGNALSWASSGGQGFKGSRKSTPFAAQVASEVAGRAAIEQGIKNLEVEIKGPGPGRESSVRALGALGIRITSISDVTPVPHNGCRPQKRRRI, encoded by the coding sequence ATGGCTAAGGCACAAAACAACGCTGCTGCTCGTGTACGTAAGAAAGTTCGCAAGAACATTTCTGACGGTATTGCACACGTGCATGCATCGTTCAACAACACGATCATCACTATCACCGACCGTCAAGGCAACGCTCTGTCGTGGGCTTCGTCGGGTGGTCAGGGCTTCAAGGGTTCGCGCAAGTCGACTCCTTTTGCAGCTCAGGTCGCTTCGGAAGTGGCTGGTCGTGCAGCGATTGAACAGGGCATCAAAAACCTGGAAGTCGAAATCAAGGGTCCCGGTCCAGGCCGTGAATCCTCGGTTCGCGCCCTGGGTGCTCTGGGTATCCGTATCACTTCCATCTCGGACGTGACACCGGTTCCCCATAACGGCTGCCGCCCTCAAAAGCGTCGTCGTATCTAA
- the rplE gene encoding 50S ribosomal protein L5, which translates to MARLQKLYREKIAAELKEKFGYTSAMEVPRLSKITLNMGVSEAVADKKVMDNAVADLTKIAGQKPVVTKAKKAIAGFKIREGQAIGCMVTLRGVQMYEFLDRFVTVALPRVRDFRGISGRSFDGRGNYNVGVKEQIIFPEIEYDKVDALRGLNISITTTAKNDEECKALLAAFKFPFKN; encoded by the coding sequence ATGGCACGACTGCAAAAACTCTATCGCGAAAAGATCGCGGCTGAACTGAAAGAAAAGTTCGGTTACACCTCCGCTATGGAAGTGCCTCGCCTGAGCAAGATCACCCTGAATATGGGTGTGAGCGAAGCCGTGGCCGACAAGAAGGTGATGGACAACGCCGTGGCTGACCTGACCAAAATTGCTGGTCAGAAGCCTGTGGTGACTAAGGCCAAGAAGGCTATCGCTGGTTTCAAAATCCGTGAAGGTCAAGCAATTGGCTGCATGGTGACCCTGCGTGGCGTTCAAATGTACGAATTCCTGGACCGTTTCGTGACCGTGGCTCTGCCCCGCGTTCGTGACTTCCGTGGTATTTCGGGCCGTTCGTTCGATGGTCGCGGCAACTACAACGTTGGCGTCAAAGAACAAATCATCTTCCCTGAAATCGAGTACGACAAGGTGGACGCTCTGCGTGGTCTGAATATCAGCATCACGACAACAGCGAAGAACGACGAAGAGTGCAAAGCACTGCTCGCAGCGTTCAAATTCCCCTTCAAGAACTGA
- the rpsE gene encoding 30S ribosomal protein S5 yields MAKFSPKVQDQGNDDGLREKMIAVNRVTKVVKGGRILGFAALTVVGDGDGRVGMGKGKSKEVPAAVQKAMEECRRNLMKVALKSGTIHHSVKGHHGAAKVELHPAPKGTGIIAGGPMRAVFEVVGITDIVAKSHGSSNPYNMVRATFDALKNSTTPANVAAKRGKSVEDIFTA; encoded by the coding sequence ATGGCAAAATTTTCCCCCAAAGTGCAAGACCAGGGCAATGACGACGGTCTGCGCGAAAAAATGATCGCGGTTAACCGCGTCACCAAGGTTGTGAAGGGTGGTCGTATTCTCGGCTTCGCTGCACTGACCGTGGTTGGCGATGGTGACGGCCGCGTTGGCATGGGTAAGGGCAAGTCGAAAGAAGTGCCTGCTGCCGTGCAAAAAGCGATGGAAGAATGCCGTCGCAACCTGATGAAGGTTGCACTGAAGAGCGGCACCATTCACCACTCGGTGAAGGGCCATCACGGCGCAGCCAAGGTTGAATTGCACCCAGCTCCAAAGGGTACCGGCATTATTGCTGGCGGCCCAATGCGCGCTGTTTTTGAAGTGGTGGGTATCACCGATATCGTGGCTAAGAGCCATGGTTCGTCGAACCCCTACAACATGGTTCGCGCAACTTTCGACGCTTTGAAGAACTCCACGACCCCTGCGAACGTGGCAGCAAAGCGCGGCAAGTCGGTTGAAGACATCTTCACCGCCTGA